Proteins encoded by one window of Streptomyces clavuligerus:
- the mgrA gene encoding L-glyceraldehyde 3-phosphate reductase, translated as MIDSSPYLASGDRYDTMEYRRSGRSGLLLPAVSLGLWHNFGDDRTLESQRAILRRAFDLGVTHFDLANNYGPPPGSAELNFGKLLAQDFAPYRDELIISTKAGYLMHPGPYGEWGSRKYLLSSLDASLRRMGVDYVDVFYSHRFDPHTPLEETMGALASAVQQGKALYVGVSSYNAEQTERAARLLREMGVPALIHQPSYSMINRWIEDDGLLDTLETAGMGCIAYVPLAQGLLTGKYLQGIPEGSRASQGKSLDPALLSDEVVRRLRGLNEIAARRGQSLAQLALSWVLRDPRMTSALIGASSVAQLDENVAALSAAPLTEAELAEIDEFAVDTEGVNIWARR; from the coding sequence GTGATTGATTCCTCTCCTTATCTCGCCTCGGGTGACCGTTACGACACGATGGAGTACCGGCGCAGCGGCCGTTCGGGTCTGCTGCTGCCCGCCGTCTCCCTCGGCCTGTGGCACAACTTCGGCGACGACCGCACGCTGGAGTCGCAGCGTGCGATCCTGCGCCGCGCCTTCGATCTGGGGGTCACCCACTTCGACCTGGCCAACAACTACGGGCCGCCGCCGGGCTCGGCCGAGCTGAACTTCGGCAAGCTCCTCGCCCAGGACTTCGCCCCCTACCGCGACGAGCTGATCATCTCGACCAAGGCCGGGTATCTGATGCACCCCGGCCCGTACGGCGAGTGGGGCTCCCGGAAGTACCTGCTGTCCTCGCTGGACGCCTCGCTGCGCCGGATGGGCGTGGACTACGTCGACGTCTTCTACTCGCACCGCTTCGACCCGCACACCCCGCTGGAGGAGACGATGGGGGCCCTGGCCTCCGCCGTGCAGCAGGGGAAGGCGCTGTACGTGGGTGTCTCCTCGTACAACGCGGAGCAGACCGAGCGGGCGGCGCGGCTGCTGCGGGAGATGGGCGTCCCGGCCCTGATCCACCAGCCCTCGTACTCGATGATCAACCGCTGGATCGAGGACGACGGCCTGCTGGACACGCTGGAGACGGCGGGCATGGGCTGCATCGCCTACGTCCCGCTGGCGCAGGGGCTGCTCACCGGGAAGTACCTCCAGGGCATCCCGGAGGGCTCGCGGGCCAGCCAGGGGAAGTCGCTGGACCCGGCGCTGCTCTCGGACGAGGTGGTGCGGCGGCTGCGCGGGCTGAACGAGATCGCCGCCCGGCGCGGGCAGTCGCTGGCGCAGCTCGCGCTGAGCTGGGTGCTGCGGGACCCGCGGATGACGTCGGCGCTGATCGGGGCGTCCAGCGTGGCGCAGCTCGACGAGAACGTGGCCGCGCTGTCGGCGGCGCCGCTGACCGAGGCGGAGCTGGCGGAGATCGACGAGTTCGCGGTGGACACGGAGGGTGTGAACATCTGGGCCAGGCGCTGA
- a CDS encoding DUF2079 domain-containing protein codes for MRTFPDERATDGGASPGAPPVPAPRTGPRPAARVPAALLPWSWAAVLFTLYTTVAVRRHLLLRTTGYDLGIFEQGIRAYAELRPPVAPLRGEGFNLLGDHFHPALAVLAPLYRLWPSPLCLLAAQSALLAVAVVPLVSWALTALGRRAAHAVALGYGLSWGVASAAAFDFHEVALAVPLLSAAATALGRGRWRAAVAWATPLVLIKEDLGLTLAAVGCVVAWKGPRRLGLLTAAAGVLASAVEIRLLLPALHPAGGYAHGVNLGEGPHTSLLTAVLSAPLDALRPDIKAMTLVLVFAPSALLALRSPIALLAVPTLAWRMLSQNAFHWGTSFHYSAVLMPVVFAGLIDALRPWRTRGAGAGGVRQVRSSLLTALAVTAVLLPSFPLAQLAQRATWRTTAHITAARALLARIPDGASVAASNRLAPQLTSRCEVVLFPAFPVDARLYRYDRERLPRPTAEWIVHDSSAPEAWPYRRGHWPYPAEQQAAELAAAERSYGYRRVAHRDGVTLLRKGPARPAAGDGR; via the coding sequence ATGCGGACATTTCCTGATGAACGGGCCACGGATGGCGGGGCATCGCCCGGGGCGCCCCCCGTCCCCGCGCCGCGTACCGGACCACGCCCCGCCGCCCGGGTGCCCGCCGCCCTGCTCCCCTGGAGCTGGGCGGCGGTCCTCTTCACGCTCTACACCACCGTCGCCGTCCGCCGTCATCTGCTGCTGCGGACCACCGGTTACGACCTCGGCATCTTCGAGCAGGGGATTCGCGCCTACGCGGAACTGCGCCCGCCCGTCGCCCCGTTGCGCGGCGAGGGATTCAACCTCCTCGGCGACCACTTCCACCCCGCGCTCGCCGTCCTCGCCCCCCTCTACCGCCTCTGGCCCTCACCCCTGTGTCTGCTCGCCGCGCAGTCCGCGCTGCTCGCCGTCGCCGTCGTCCCGCTCGTGTCCTGGGCGCTGACCGCGCTCGGCCGCAGGGCCGCCCACGCCGTCGCCCTCGGCTACGGGCTGAGCTGGGGCGTCGCGTCCGCCGCCGCTTTCGACTTCCACGAGGTCGCCCTCGCCGTGCCGCTGCTGTCCGCCGCCGCCACGGCGCTCGGCCGGGGCCGCTGGCGCGCCGCCGTCGCCTGGGCCACCCCCCTCGTCCTGATCAAGGAGGATCTGGGGCTCACGCTCGCCGCCGTCGGCTGTGTCGTCGCCTGGAAGGGCCCCCGCAGGCTCGGTCTGCTCACCGCCGCCGCCGGAGTGCTCGCCTCCGCCGTCGAGATCCGGCTGCTGCTGCCCGCACTGCACCCGGCCGGCGGCTACGCCCACGGGGTCAACCTCGGCGAGGGCCCCCACACCTCGCTGCTCACCGCGGTACTGTCCGCGCCGCTGGACGCGCTGCGACCGGACATCAAGGCCATGACCCTCGTTCTCGTCTTCGCCCCCTCCGCCCTGCTCGCGCTGCGCTCCCCGATCGCGCTGCTGGCGGTGCCCACCCTCGCCTGGCGGATGCTGTCGCAGAACGCGTTCCACTGGGGCACCTCGTTCCACTACAGCGCCGTCCTGATGCCCGTGGTGTTCGCCGGGCTCATCGACGCCCTGCGGCCCTGGCGCACCCGGGGCGCGGGCGCGGGCGGGGTCCGGCAGGTGCGCTCCTCGCTGCTGACCGCGCTCGCGGTGACCGCCGTCCTGCTGCCGTCCTTCCCGCTCGCCCAGCTCGCCCAGCGCGCCACCTGGCGGACGACCGCGCACATCACGGCGGCCCGCGCGCTGCTGGCCCGTATCCCGGACGGGGCGAGTGTCGCCGCGTCCAACCGGCTGGCGCCCCAGCTCACCTCCCGCTGCGAGGTCGTCCTCTTCCCCGCGTTCCCGGTCGACGCCCGGCTCTACCGCTACGACCGCGAGCGGCTGCCGCGCCCCACCGCCGAGTGGATCGTCCACGACAGCAGCGCCCCGGAGGCATGGCCCTACCGCAGGGGCCACTGGCCCTACCCGGCCGAGCAGCAGGCCGCCGAACTGGCCGCGGCCGAGCGCTCGTACGGCTACCGCCGGGTCGCCCACCGCGACGGCGTCACCCTGCTGCGCAAGGGCCCCGCGCGGCCGGCGGCGGGCGACGGCCGCTGA
- a CDS encoding prepilin peptidase produces the protein MTALGPPLTLVAVYPALIVVAALWGAVTGLLIPRAAYRLSVRAGQEWRDTCPDGHPFGGSVRGWLGGVRCALCPVGPGGPGRGAPAAVPVAALACAALAAATGCRPELAVWLALAPFAVLLAVVDRRVHRLPDRLTLPLAAAAAVLLGAAARLPGAAGSWSGALLGGVVLGAAYLALFVIHPGGMGFGDVKLALSLGVVLGWYGWGTLFMGAFAGFLFGSLYGLALMALGRAGRRTAIPFGPFMIGGALAGVLLGALPVAG, from the coding sequence ATGACGGCCTTGGGTCCGCCCCTTACGCTCGTCGCCGTGTACCCCGCCCTGATCGTTGTCGCCGCCCTGTGGGGAGCCGTCACCGGGCTGCTCATCCCCCGTGCCGCGTACCGGTTGTCCGTCCGGGCGGGGCAGGAGTGGCGGGACACCTGTCCGGACGGGCATCCGTTCGGCGGGTCGGTGCGGGGCTGGCTCGGTGGGGTGCGCTGTGCGCTGTGTCCGGTGGGGCCGGGCGGCCCGGGGCGGGGTGCGCCCGCCGCCGTTCCGGTGGCCGCGCTGGCCTGCGCGGCGCTCGCCGCTGCCACCGGGTGCCGCCCGGAGCTGGCGGTCTGGCTGGCGCTGGCCCCTTTCGCGGTGCTGCTGGCGGTGGTCGACCGGCGGGTGCACCGGCTGCCGGATCGGCTGACCCTGCCGCTCGCGGCTGCCGCCGCCGTGCTGCTGGGCGCTGCGGCGCGGCTCCCCGGCGCGGCCGGGTCCTGGTCGGGCGCGCTGCTCGGCGGGGTGGTCCTGGGGGCGGCCTATCTGGCGCTGTTCGTGATCCACCCGGGCGGTATGGGGTTCGGGGATGTGAAGCTCGCGCTCTCCCTCGGGGTCGTGCTGGGCTGGTACGGCTGGGGGACGCTGTTCATGGGGGCGTTCGCCGGGTTCCTGTTCGGTTCGCTGTACGGGTTGGCGCTGATGGCGCTGGGGCGCGCGGGCCGCAGGACGGCGATCCCGTTCGGCCCGTTCATGATCGGTGGCGCGCTGGCCGGAGTGCTGCTCGGTGCGCTCCCGGTGGCGGGCTGA
- a CDS encoding DUF192 domain-containing protein produces the protein MARGRRWRDGGGELWVAGRDTPVPLEIAASRAARRRGLLGRDGITGAMLLTPCGGVHTFRMRFAIDVAYLDRELRVLDLHTLPPGRLGRPRLRARHVLESDGGTMAEWGLRPGTRLRITPAG, from the coding sequence ATGGCGCGAGGACGGCGATGGCGTGACGGCGGCGGCGAGTTGTGGGTGGCCGGGCGTGACACACCCGTCCCCCTGGAGATCGCGGCGAGCCGTGCCGCCCGGCGGCGTGGTCTCCTCGGCCGGGACGGGATCACGGGCGCGATGCTGCTGACGCCGTGCGGCGGGGTGCACACCTTCCGGATGCGGTTCGCGATCGACGTCGCCTACCTGGACCGCGAACTGCGCGTCCTGGACCTCCACACCCTCCCCCCGGGCCGCCTCGGCCGCCCCCGGCTGCGCGCCCGCCACGTCCTGGAATCGGACGGCGGCACGATGGCCGAGTGGGGCCTCCGGCCAGGCACCCGCCTCCGCATCACCCCAGCCGGGTAG